One genomic window of Legionella jordanis includes the following:
- a CDS encoding DUF2304 domain-containing protein, with amino-acid sequence MSYILKPAILGVSVLLLVLAYTIHLVRSEKLSAHMAISWIIAEIAFLVVMMFEPLRVSLRSFLGEQNAPFSLFLLGAVWIVFLMLESLTRISSLTNKLKQINQELALTQERLKRAEQLIQSSELAQGFDHAQ; translated from the coding sequence ATGAGCTATATTTTGAAACCCGCAATACTTGGAGTAAGCGTTTTACTTCTGGTTTTGGCTTACACCATTCATCTTGTCCGCAGTGAGAAGCTCAGTGCCCATATGGCAATCAGCTGGATCATCGCTGAAATTGCCTTTCTTGTTGTGATGATGTTTGAACCCCTCAGGGTCTCCCTAAGATCCTTTCTTGGAGAGCAGAATGCCCCGTTCAGCTTATTTTTGCTCGGTGCGGTTTGGATTGTTTTTTTAATGCTAGAAAGCCTGACTCGAATTTCTTCCTTAACGAATAAACTGAAGCAAATCAATCAGGAATTGGCACTAACCCAGGAGCGTTTGAAACGGGCTGAGCAACTCATTCAGTCCAGTGAATTAGCGCAAGGCTTTGATCATGCGCAGTAA
- a CDS encoding lysylphosphatidylglycerol synthase transmembrane domain-containing protein yields the protein MKPVIKLFGYFLGGFFLLYSFWQVHWDEFLTCIKNIDLRWIIVMAVSLLLSMFLRSIRWQLILGLPRQDMGRVWDATCIGYLGTAIYPAKAGDVLKILRLQKTTGITTGEALMSLIVDRIFDGLALSALLAVSILAWGKLLNVSHSLWLVVAGFMVVFLLLSWFCISGHRLEPLFLKLSNKHSFGKWFYQFYQQSLNGLKLLKSPKRLFACGGIQAFITAFDILACWYLFLAFGWKDLSLLPAIIILVYLAAAFSLPSTPGYIGVYQIASIFALGLFGIRETEAVAYGTVFQTIAFILFVGVGIQAQLGKTKHSLRSVHDSN from the coding sequence ATGAAACCAGTCATTAAACTATTCGGATATTTTCTTGGTGGTTTTTTTTTGCTGTACTCCTTTTGGCAAGTACACTGGGATGAGTTTTTAACCTGCATCAAAAATATCGATTTGAGATGGATTATCGTCATGGCGGTCTCCTTACTGTTGTCGATGTTTTTGCGCAGCATCCGTTGGCAATTGATACTGGGTTTACCCAGACAGGACATGGGTCGGGTTTGGGATGCAACCTGCATAGGCTATCTTGGCACAGCAATTTATCCTGCAAAAGCAGGGGATGTCCTTAAAATTCTGCGCTTGCAAAAAACAACAGGCATAACCACTGGTGAAGCATTAATGAGCCTTATTGTCGATAGGATTTTTGATGGTTTGGCACTGAGTGCTTTGTTGGCTGTTTCCATTCTGGCCTGGGGAAAACTGCTCAATGTAAGTCATAGCCTCTGGCTGGTGGTGGCAGGTTTTATGGTTGTATTTCTACTCCTTTCCTGGTTTTGCATTAGCGGCCATCGGTTGGAACCCTTGTTTTTAAAATTATCCAACAAACACTCCTTCGGAAAATGGTTTTACCAGTTTTATCAACAATCCCTCAATGGATTGAAATTATTAAAATCTCCAAAACGACTATTTGCCTGTGGCGGTATCCAAGCTTTCATTACGGCATTTGATATTCTGGCTTGTTGGTATTTGTTCCTTGCGTTTGGCTGGAAAGATTTATCCCTACTGCCAGCAATCATCATCTTGGTTTACCTAGCCGCAGCGTTTTCATTGCCTTCGACGCCGGGATACATTGGCGTATACCAAATTGCGTCAATCTTTGCCTTAGGTTTATTCGGTATCCGGGAAACGGAAGCAGTGGCTTATGGGACTGTATTTCAAACCATCGCCTTCATTCTTTTTGTAGGTGTTGGCATTCAAGCACAATTGGGAAAGACAAAACACAGCTTACGTTCGGTTCATGACAGCAACTGA
- a CDS encoding glycosyltransferase family 2 protein: MTEKVKVLVIVPAYNEEDSLPSLLSEIKQLGYDAVVIDDCSRDATAQVASKCGFPVLSLAANLGIGGAVQTGFKYALSHGYDIVVQVDGDGQHNPVWIESLIDPIIKGEADCVIGSRYVRENPDKDYKTPFARRMGMYFSQSILYLASGIHVTDTTSGLRALSRRAFEYFAKYYPVDHPEAEALFMLHRKGFRIAEIPVKMRGRVHGQSLFNFAKASLYPIRVLIGFTGLLLKRRDS; the protein is encoded by the coding sequence ATGACAGAAAAAGTGAAGGTATTGGTTATTGTCCCAGCCTACAACGAGGAAGACAGTCTTCCATCACTCCTATCTGAAATCAAACAACTGGGCTATGATGCCGTGGTGATCGACGATTGCTCCCGTGATGCCACTGCCCAAGTGGCCTCAAAATGTGGCTTTCCGGTGCTATCTCTGGCTGCCAATTTGGGGATTGGCGGAGCAGTACAAACTGGCTTTAAGTATGCGCTAAGCCATGGATATGACATCGTTGTTCAAGTGGACGGAGATGGCCAGCATAATCCTGTGTGGATTGAATCCTTAATTGACCCGATCATCAAGGGAGAGGCTGATTGCGTAATTGGTTCTCGCTACGTAAGGGAAAATCCGGATAAAGATTATAAAACCCCCTTTGCCCGACGAATGGGCATGTATTTTTCGCAGAGTATCCTTTATCTGGCCAGCGGTATTCATGTCACAGATACGACATCAGGATTGCGTGCTTTGAGTCGAAGGGCTTTTGAGTATTTTGCAAAATATTACCCTGTGGATCACCCAGAGGCCGAGGCCTTATTTATGTTACACCGCAAAGGATTTCGGATTGCGGAAATACCCGTAAAAATGCGGGGCCGGGTTCATGGACAGTCTTTGTTTAATTTTGCTAAAGCCAGTCTGTATCCAATAAGAGTTCTAATTGGTTTTACAGGCCTTTTATTGAAGAGAAGGGATAGTTAA
- the pseC gene encoding UDP-4-amino-4,6-dideoxy-N-acetyl-beta-L-altrosamine transaminase, whose protein sequence is MSEKLALHGGTPVRSTLLPYARQSIDEDDRKAVEDVLKGDWLTTGPMVKQFEEAVSHYAGAKEAVAVNTGTAALHAAAWAANIGSGDEVIVPAISFVASANCVLYLGGKPVFADLSPDTLNIDPKEIERKITSKTKAIIAVDFAGHPCDHDAIRDIAKKNNLTVIEDAAHSLGASYKSQKVGSIQEMTILSFHPVKHVTTGEGGMVLTNDAAKAKRMRSFRHHGIDLDFHQRAQTQSWRYDIIGLGYNYRIPDINCALGLSQLSKLDAWLERRRFIADCYQEGLSDLSAIELPTERENCSSAWHLYVMRLNFNQLKANRDEIFAALRAENIGVNVHYIPIPWMSYYQQLGYQKGNWPVAETEYERMISLPMFPAMNDKDIEDAIAAIRKVITAYRK, encoded by the coding sequence ATGAGTGAAAAATTGGCTCTTCATGGTGGAACTCCTGTTCGCTCTACCTTACTTCCATACGCCCGTCAAAGCATTGACGAGGACGATAGAAAGGCAGTAGAGGACGTTTTAAAAGGTGATTGGCTGACCACTGGCCCCATGGTCAAACAATTTGAAGAAGCCGTCAGCCACTATGCAGGAGCCAAGGAAGCTGTGGCTGTAAATACGGGCACAGCAGCATTGCATGCAGCTGCATGGGCTGCAAACATTGGTTCAGGGGATGAGGTGATCGTTCCGGCCATTTCCTTTGTGGCCAGTGCCAATTGCGTGCTGTACTTAGGTGGGAAACCTGTTTTTGCTGATCTTTCCCCCGATACGCTCAACATTGATCCGAAAGAAATTGAAAGAAAGATCACGTCAAAAACCAAAGCCATTATCGCCGTTGATTTCGCAGGGCATCCCTGTGATCACGATGCAATTCGCGACATAGCTAAAAAAAATAATCTCACCGTAATCGAAGATGCCGCACATTCATTAGGCGCAAGCTATAAGAGTCAAAAGGTAGGTTCTATTCAGGAGATGACCATCTTAAGTTTCCATCCTGTAAAACATGTCACGACAGGTGAGGGGGGGATGGTTCTTACGAATGATGCAGCCAAAGCCAAACGCATGCGTTCATTTCGCCACCATGGAATTGATTTGGATTTCCACCAACGCGCACAAACTCAGTCCTGGCGGTACGACATCATTGGTTTGGGCTATAACTATCGAATTCCAGACATAAACTGCGCGCTTGGCCTTAGCCAATTGAGCAAGTTGGATGCGTGGCTTGAAAGACGCCGCTTCATCGCTGATTGTTATCAGGAAGGCTTGTCTGACCTGTCTGCCATTGAATTGCCAACCGAACGTGAAAACTGCAGTTCGGCCTGGCATCTTTATGTGATGCGTTTAAATTTCAATCAATTAAAAGCCAACCGAGACGAAATTTTTGCTGCATTGCGTGCGGAAAACATCGGAGTTAATGTACACTACATTCCCATTCCCTGGATGAGTTACTATCAACAGTTAGGTTATCAAAAAGGAAATTGGCCGGTCGCTGAAACGGAATACGAAAGGATGATCAGCCTGCCCATGTTTCCTGCTATGAACGATAAGGATATTGAGGATGCAATTGCAGCCATTAGAAAAGTAATTACTGCTTATAGGAAATAA
- a CDS encoding GNAT family N-acetyltransferase, with the protein MKLRLAEPKDSLAILHWRNDPHSRAMSRDQKHIDEVSHNLWFEKLLQNPKRLLLIGEMMDEAVGMVRFDQLINGTTWEVSIALAPQFRGQGLSKKLLEKSLNYFHSKYSEAVILAEIKQSNVPSRKLFESLGFQYVSTQGDILCFSYEEAYA; encoded by the coding sequence ATGAAACTTCGTCTTGCTGAACCAAAAGATTCATTGGCGATTTTGCATTGGCGCAATGACCCTCATAGCCGGGCAATGTCTCGCGATCAAAAACATATTGATGAAGTGAGTCATAATCTGTGGTTTGAAAAATTGCTGCAGAATCCCAAGCGCTTGTTGCTCATTGGGGAAATGATGGATGAGGCTGTAGGTATGGTTCGCTTTGATCAGCTAATAAATGGCACAACCTGGGAGGTCAGCATTGCTCTGGCACCTCAATTCCGCGGTCAGGGATTAAGTAAGAAACTGTTGGAAAAATCATTGAATTATTTTCATTCAAAATATTCAGAAGCTGTGATTTTGGCTGAGATTAAGCAATCCAATGTACCAAGTCGAAAATTATTTGAAAGTCTTGGTTTTCAATATGTTTCGACTCAGGGTGACATATTGTGCTTCTCCTACGAAGAAGCCTACGCATAA
- a CDS encoding acyltransferase, producing MTEEIKPQRVDKYFKSFSFLWKGALGYLAYIAVFPVWLPAWLHKIRGVKMDKFRTVYIAPNVLIDTTFPQHVTIEDNVYITRGAKIISHTSYTPATQIETGVEFSVSDVVIKYGAYIGVNAIILPSVQIGRCAIVGAGAVVTKDVPDYAIAVGNPARIVGDVRNLKDKNKTANEQVTQEMLL from the coding sequence ATGACGGAAGAAATTAAACCACAACGGGTGGATAAATATTTTAAAAGCTTCTCTTTTTTGTGGAAAGGGGCTTTGGGCTATCTCGCTTACATAGCGGTTTTCCCAGTTTGGTTACCTGCATGGCTTCATAAGATCCGCGGGGTAAAAATGGATAAATTCAGAACGGTTTATATTGCCCCAAATGTATTGATTGATACCACATTCCCACAGCACGTCACCATTGAAGACAATGTCTACATTACCCGTGGGGCTAAAATCATCTCCCATACATCCTACACTCCTGCGACTCAAATCGAAACGGGGGTTGAATTCAGTGTTTCCGATGTCGTCATAAAATATGGGGCATACATCGGTGTAAATGCAATCATATTGCCCTCAGTCCAAATCGGCCGCTGTGCAATCGTTGGGGCGGGTGCCGTGGTAACGAAAGATGTTCCGGATTATGCGATTGCTGTAGGCAATCCCGCCAGAATTGTAGGCGATGTCCGCAATCTGAAAGATAAAAACAAAACTGCCAATGAACAAGTTACACAGGAAATGCTGTTATGA
- a CDS encoding ArnT family glycosyltransferase — protein sequence MKSLLIIVIYSLSLIGCGNALLLLFSPTLTRTMALNIKLALGTALLSALWIILGLLGLLENKIIWTTLLGFALFGLIHLRSLVTTNRGQLTEALGNSQTYKSIYFWLALLSLIIISWIGILAYLRPPAGDAAAFYMVYPKIIAATGLLEAMPGTYHDFSSIGLSGELHFAILMKLGSVADAKFFSWMIGACLLFLLKELTEEVGGGRVAQIVAVAMLLTSTTYTDYLSDGKTDLFATFYAVAAIFCLISKERKQFSKELLILAGLLCGFAMSAKFSFIVALFPAAVFLLMLQNFSQRHERSWFIPFLLQSMLFMAAVAVALLPHFIKNAMLFGNPLAPFLGMNNWADQSSWYNWKDTLWIVATYPLSLVFGLYPLMGGAMSVLWIAAFALIPFVSKTKFSLRNPLMQLTLAGCFGLLCWIGVKPSIFVLRYFLAPLILLIPLPAIAVEEQWSRELKPRIVSLSYALFAAVILLMVPFLPNTGAWTIMALKDFRHPLTPKDNCNWEIFSYCKGFDNLNRSVPKGERVFLTGYYSYWMRDDLLQCINQISDFDLFSKPDVNMWSELYDRGFKHVAVQKATHDKYLKQLKAQNPPDWLLVKMEFEDSDMPIFHIESRDQTKLPHLFCGQNAKRQWKPLVRVARS from the coding sequence ATGAAATCTCTATTAATAATTGTTATTTATTCTTTATCCTTAATCGGTTGTGGTAATGCACTATTACTTCTCTTTTCTCCTACGCTGACCAGAACAATGGCTCTAAATATTAAATTGGCCTTGGGTACTGCGCTCTTGTCTGCTTTATGGATTATTTTAGGTCTATTGGGGTTACTTGAAAACAAAATAATCTGGACTACTCTCTTAGGCTTTGCTCTGTTTGGACTTATTCATTTAAGATCATTGGTCACGACGAATCGGGGTCAGTTAACTGAAGCCCTTGGGAATTCTCAGACTTATAAAAGCATTTATTTCTGGCTTGCATTGCTGTCGCTAATCATAATTTCCTGGATCGGCATATTAGCTTACCTTCGTCCTCCTGCGGGTGACGCTGCTGCTTTTTATATGGTTTACCCAAAAATCATTGCAGCAACAGGACTTTTAGAGGCTATGCCCGGAACCTATCATGATTTTTCCTCCATTGGACTGAGTGGAGAATTGCATTTTGCAATTCTTATGAAACTAGGAAGTGTGGCCGACGCCAAATTCTTTTCCTGGATGATTGGAGCTTGCCTGTTATTTCTCTTAAAAGAGCTAACCGAAGAGGTCGGGGGTGGCCGGGTTGCTCAAATTGTGGCAGTCGCCATGCTTCTGACTTCAACGACCTACACGGACTATTTATCCGATGGTAAAACGGATTTATTCGCTACTTTTTATGCCGTTGCCGCTATCTTTTGCCTAATCAGCAAAGAAAGAAAGCAATTCAGTAAAGAGTTGCTGATTTTGGCAGGTTTACTGTGCGGCTTTGCTATGTCTGCCAAATTTTCTTTCATCGTTGCATTATTCCCCGCAGCTGTATTTTTGTTGATGCTGCAAAACTTTTCGCAAAGACATGAACGATCTTGGTTTATACCCTTTCTCCTGCAATCCATGCTTTTCATGGCAGCAGTAGCTGTGGCACTTCTGCCGCATTTTATAAAAAATGCCATGTTGTTTGGCAATCCATTGGCACCCTTTTTAGGCATGAATAATTGGGCTGATCAATCATCCTGGTATAATTGGAAAGATACGCTATGGATTGTCGCTACTTATCCCCTATCGCTGGTGTTCGGCTTGTATCCTTTGATGGGTGGGGCGATGTCCGTATTGTGGATTGCAGCGTTTGCTCTTATCCCTTTCGTTTCAAAAACGAAATTCTCTCTTCGTAATCCGCTTATGCAATTAACTTTGGCAGGCTGCTTTGGCTTGCTTTGCTGGATAGGGGTTAAACCTTCTATATTTGTTTTACGATATTTCTTAGCCCCTTTAATTTTATTGATCCCCTTGCCCGCAATTGCTGTGGAGGAACAATGGAGTAGGGAGCTTAAACCCCGCATCGTCTCTCTTAGCTATGCTCTGTTCGCTGCTGTAATTCTGCTCATGGTGCCTTTTTTACCGAATACTGGTGCCTGGACCATTATGGCACTCAAAGACTTTCGCCATCCATTGACTCCCAAAGACAACTGCAACTGGGAAATATTTAGCTATTGCAAAGGATTTGATAATTTAAATCGTTCAGTACCTAAGGGAGAACGAGTGTTCCTAACTGGTTATTACAGTTATTGGATGCGTGACGATCTGTTACAATGCATCAATCAGATTAGTGATTTTGACTTATTCAGTAAGCCGGATGTAAACATGTGGTCAGAGCTATATGATCGAGGCTTTAAGCATGTCGCAGTACAAAAAGCCACCCACGACAAATATTTAAAGCAATTAAAAGCACAAAATCCACCGGATTGGTTGTTGGTAAAAATGGAATTTGAAGATTCTGATATGCCAATATTTCACATTGAATCGCGCGATCAAACAAAATTACCGCATTTATTCTGTGGACAAAATGCAAAAAGACAATGGAAACCACTTGTCAGGGTTGCGAGATCGTAA